A stretch of Rhizobium sp. TH2 DNA encodes these proteins:
- the dnaK gene encoding molecular chaperone DnaK, with the protein MAKVIGIDLGTTNSCVAVMDGKDAKVIENSEGARTTPSMVAFTEDGERLVGQPAKRQAVTNPENTVFAVKRLIGRRYEDPTVEKDKGLVPYKIIKAGNGDAWVESRGTGYSPSQISAMILQKMKETAEAYLGEKVEKAVITVPAYFNDAQRQATKDAGKIAGLEVLRIINEPTAAALAYGMDKREGKTIAVYDLGGGTFDISVLEIGDGVFEVKSTNGDTFLGGEDFDMRLVEYLAAEFKKEQGIELKNDKLALQRLKEAAEKAKIELSSSQQTEINLPFITADATGPKHLTMKLTRAKFESLVDDLVQRTVAPCKAALKDAGISAGEIDEVVLVGGMSRMPKVQEVVKQLFGKEPHKGVNPDEVVAMGAAIQAGVLQGDVKDVLLLDVTPLSLGIETLGGVFTRLIDRNTTIPTKKSQVFSTAEDAQQAVTIRVAQGEREMASDNKLLGQFDLVGIPPAPRGVPQIEVTFDIDANGIVNVSAKDKGTGKEHQIRIQASGGLSDADIEKMVKDAEANAESDKKRREGVEAKNQAESLVHSTEKSLKDYGDKVTQADRDAITAAIEALKAATEGAEIDADDVKAKTQTLMEASMKLGQAMYEAQAAEGGAEGAGADDDDNVVDADFEDVSGDDKKKSA; encoded by the coding sequence ATGGCTAAAGTAATTGGTATCGACCTCGGAACCACCAACTCCTGCGTTGCAGTGATGGATGGCAAGGACGCCAAGGTTATAGAAAATTCCGAAGGCGCGCGCACCACCCCGTCCATGGTGGCCTTCACCGAAGATGGCGAGCGTCTCGTCGGCCAGCCGGCCAAGCGCCAGGCGGTCACCAACCCGGAAAATACGGTCTTCGCCGTCAAGCGCCTTATCGGCCGCCGCTATGAAGATCCGACCGTGGAAAAGGACAAGGGCCTCGTCCCCTACAAGATCATCAAGGCCGGCAATGGTGACGCCTGGGTCGAATCCCGCGGCACCGGGTATTCGCCTTCGCAGATCTCCGCGATGATCCTTCAGAAGATGAAGGAAACCGCCGAAGCCTATCTCGGCGAAAAGGTCGAAAAGGCCGTCATCACGGTTCCCGCCTATTTCAACGACGCCCAGCGTCAGGCCACCAAGGATGCCGGCAAGATCGCCGGTCTTGAAGTGCTGCGCATCATCAACGAGCCGACGGCTGCTGCCCTTGCCTATGGCATGGACAAGCGCGAAGGCAAGACGATCGCGGTGTACGACCTTGGCGGCGGCACCTTCGATATCTCGGTCCTCGAGATCGGCGACGGCGTCTTCGAAGTGAAATCCACCAACGGCGACACCTTCCTCGGCGGTGAAGACTTCGACATGCGCCTGGTCGAGTACCTCGCAGCCGAGTTCAAGAAGGAACAGGGCATCGAACTGAAGAACGACAAGCTCGCTCTGCAGCGCCTCAAGGAAGCCGCCGAAAAGGCCAAGATCGAGCTCTCGTCCTCGCAGCAGACCGAAATCAACCTGCCGTTCATCACGGCGGACGCGACCGGTCCGAAGCATCTGACGATGAAGCTGACCCGCGCCAAGTTCGAAAGCCTGGTCGATGACCTCGTGCAGCGCACCGTGGCACCCTGCAAGGCAGCGCTCAAGGATGCCGGCATCTCGGCTGGCGAGATCGATGAAGTCGTGCTCGTCGGCGGCATGAGCCGCATGCCGAAGGTGCAGGAAGTCGTCAAGCAGCTGTTCGGCAAGGAGCCGCACAAGGGCGTGAACCCGGATGAAGTCGTCGCCATGGGCGCCGCGATCCAGGCCGGCGTTCTGCAGGGCGATGTCAAGGACGTTCTGCTCCTCGACGTGACCCCGCTGTCGCTCGGCATCGAAACGCTGGGTGGCGTGTTCACCCGCCTGATCGACCGCAACACGACGATCCCGACCAAGAAAAGCCAGGTCTTCTCGACCGCCGAAGACGCCCAGCAGGCCGTCACCATCCGCGTCGCCCAGGGCGAGCGCGAAATGGCCTCGGACAACAAGCTGCTCGGCCAGTTCGACCTCGTCGGCATTCCGCCCGCACCGCGTGGCGTGCCGCAGATCGAAGTGACCTTCGACATCGACGCCAACGGTATCGTCAACGTCTCGGCCAAGGACAAGGGCACCGGCAAGGAGCACCAGATCCGCATCCAGGCATCCGGCGGTCTCTCCGACGCCGACATCGAAAAGATGGTCAAGGACGCCGAAGCCAATGCCGAATCCGACAAGAAGCGCCGTGAAGGCGTCGAAGCCAAGAACCAGGCCGAAAGCCTGGTCCACTCGACCGAGAAGTCCCTCAAGGACTACGGCGACAAGGTCACCCAGGCCGACCGCGACGCGATCACCGCCGCCATCGAAGCCCTCAAGGCCGCGACCGAAGGCGCCGAGATCGACGCGGACGATGTCAAGGCAAAGACCCAGACGCTCATGGAAGCATCCATGAAGCTCGGCCAGGCGATGTACGAGGCGCAAGCTGCCGAAGGCGGTGCCGAGGGCGCGGGTGCGGATGATGACGACAATGTCGTCGATGCCGACTTCGAGGATGTCAGCGGCGACGACAAGAAAAAGTCGGCCTAA
- the dnaJ gene encoding molecular chaperone DnaJ: MAKADFYETLGVSKTADEKDLKSAFRKLAMKWHPDKNPGDAAAEKKFKEINEAYEFLKDPQKRAAYDRFGHAAFEGGGPGGGAGGFQGAGGFSDIFEDIFGEMMGGRRRGGGGQSQGRERGEDLRYNMEISLEEAYSGKVAQIRVPSSITCDVCHGNGAKPGTKPTTCATCHGSGRVRATQGFFSIERTCPTCQGRGQTISDPCTKCHGQGRVTEERSLQVNIPAGIEDGTRIRLQGEGEAGLRGGPSGDLYIFMSVKPHSFYKRDGADLYCMVTIPMVTAALGGKFEISTLDGTKSRVTVPEGTPTAKQFRLKGKGMPVLRSHQQGDLYVQIVVETPQKLTKRQRELLEEFQTLSSKENNPESTGFFAKMKDFFDTLSD, from the coding sequence ATGGCAAAAGCTGATTTTTACGAAACGCTCGGTGTGAGCAAGACGGCGGACGAAAAGGATCTGAAAAGCGCCTTCCGCAAGCTCGCCATGAAATGGCATCCGGACAAGAATCCGGGCGATGCCGCTGCCGAGAAGAAGTTCAAGGAAATCAACGAGGCCTATGAATTTCTCAAGGACCCGCAGAAGCGCGCGGCCTATGACCGGTTCGGCCATGCAGCCTTCGAAGGCGGCGGTCCCGGTGGCGGCGCGGGCGGCTTCCAGGGCGCCGGCGGTTTCTCGGATATTTTCGAGGATATTTTCGGCGAGATGATGGGCGGCCGCCGTCGTGGCGGTGGTGGCCAGTCGCAGGGCCGCGAGCGCGGCGAAGACCTGCGTTACAATATGGAAATCTCGCTCGAGGAAGCCTATTCGGGCAAGGTCGCGCAGATCCGCGTGCCGTCCTCGATCACCTGCGACGTCTGTCATGGCAATGGCGCCAAGCCGGGCACCAAGCCCACCACTTGCGCGACCTGCCACGGTTCGGGCCGCGTGCGTGCGACGCAGGGCTTCTTTTCGATCGAACGTACCTGCCCGACCTGCCAGGGTCGTGGCCAGACGATCTCCGATCCCTGCACCAAATGTCACGGCCAGGGCCGCGTCACCGAAGAGCGTTCGCTGCAGGTCAACATTCCCGCCGGCATCGAGGACGGCACCCGCATTCGCCTTCAGGGCGAGGGCGAAGCCGGCTTGCGCGGTGGTCCGTCGGGCGACCTTTACATCTTCATGTCGGTCAAGCCGCATTCCTTCTACAAGCGGGATGGCGCGGATCTCTATTGCATGGTCACCATCCCGATGGTGACGGCGGCCCTCGGCGGCAAGTTCGAGATTTCGACGCTCGACGGCACCAAGTCGCGCGTGACCGTGCCTGAAGGCACGCCGACCGCCAAGCAATTCCGCCTCAAGGGCAAGGGCATGCCGGTGCTTCGATCGCACCAGCAGGGTGATCTCTACGTGCAGATCGTGGTGGAAACGCCGCAGAAACTCACCAAGCGCCAGCGTGAACTGCTCGAAGAGTTCCAGACGCTGTCGTCCAAGGAAAACAATCCCGAATCGACCGGCTTCTTCGCCAAGATGAAGGATTTCTTCGACACGCTCAGCGATTGA
- a CDS encoding alpha/beta fold hydrolase produces MAKGIVANSALNAAAGMLLLLTGFACSIIAARLLGPEANGIIAFSLWLATTGALVAELGTGVILLRMLPQLRAQGYDAARRRGFAAFLVTPTLISTVILAVLYWLVFVASEELHWAETAPSIALVTGILFIIQSVGAFTKNYLIGEQRLDTFLKLTTVASVLQLVSVLAGAVIYGVEGALVGYAIGQVVLFAYTLTIIFQRRDRCDVPTAFLVSSSTVLSAQYLVDSILLNRIEILFLQQFWSVQVVGFYAVSLSLANLALQLPVQLTGSLLPYYSQRRHSTDDATVSPEVFAGVIRALSYITLPMSFGLAAISTGLVSAVFGEAFRPAGNIVALLALSAPAFVLMQILTQYLFSMDRTRTRLYAGIAGGGIIVIGCLLAVPWFGGEGAAFARLAGFTVMCLIMIRATGFGRSLSGLYVTLAKVSGASLMVAGAAMLAEYLIPGPVGIIFAIGAGFLVYPLALRILRAVPVEDGRVLINISGSLPGRLQPLFKRSILFVTPGAGTDVGMSGLGADQSLQTTGDPAEGAGRTAAMPVAFDGTIGLFTPEDDNTEARQAAVLLLPPWGFEEMCTRKFFRILSEHLAANGIPSLRFDYPGTGDAPGGPESDLDIGAWETAVLAAAERLKSLSGRERVILVGQGIGGMLAQRLGGEISGVDAIALLAPALNGRAYLREVSLWSKVVDQGLGLREDQRDNDGVSIASLKLPAGIADAIRKTNLTAPQATVAGQVLVLERPVRMSDTGFADGLRELGAHVVFDVFEGYDDLVANPTIQKMPMETIAKLIGWLGQVNPVATGIRTPNVALLPAELAGDGYRERFMRFGDNDHLYGVFCMPEVRQDAASVLILTTAYDRSAGWGRSGVNTARELARHGIASFRYDTANVGDSVPLPEAPRQILYSTTQNRDVDAALDLMEQELGGKVLVSGRCSGGYLALRNAVRDQRLTGVVSVNPFVLYWDPERPVDAGLQFVPRSLDDYGQRFARVETLKRLFTGEIDIPAAGRNIAIAIAKRLARKATPLVRQLPGNRHIHREVKDCFRTFQERQIPVSLIYSEGDVGLDDLHLHFGEQGSGLSGYGNVKLTMLPDTDHNLTPAVSRRVVFDEILRLAKAA; encoded by the coding sequence ATGGCCAAGGGAATCGTTGCAAATTCGGCTCTCAATGCTGCGGCGGGCATGCTGTTGCTGCTGACAGGCTTCGCCTGCTCGATCATCGCCGCGCGCCTGCTCGGACCCGAGGCGAACGGCATCATCGCTTTCTCGCTCTGGCTTGCCACGACTGGCGCGCTGGTCGCCGAACTCGGCACCGGCGTCATCCTGCTCCGGATGCTGCCGCAGCTGCGCGCGCAGGGTTATGATGCGGCCCGCAGGCGGGGCTTTGCGGCTTTCCTGGTTACGCCGACGCTGATTTCGACCGTCATCCTTGCCGTCCTCTACTGGCTGGTCTTCGTCGCATCGGAGGAACTGCACTGGGCGGAGACTGCGCCTTCCATCGCGCTGGTGACGGGAATTCTCTTCATCATCCAGTCGGTCGGCGCCTTCACCAAGAATTACCTGATCGGCGAACAGCGGCTCGACACGTTCCTGAAGCTCACCACCGTCGCATCCGTGCTGCAACTCGTCTCGGTGCTGGCCGGCGCGGTGATCTATGGCGTCGAGGGTGCGTTGGTCGGCTATGCCATCGGCCAGGTGGTGCTGTTTGCCTATACGCTGACGATCATCTTCCAGCGGCGCGACCGCTGCGACGTGCCGACCGCCTTCCTTGTGTCGTCTTCGACCGTGCTCTCGGCGCAGTATCTCGTGGATTCCATCCTCCTCAACCGCATCGAGATCCTCTTCCTGCAGCAGTTCTGGTCGGTGCAAGTGGTGGGCTTCTATGCCGTCAGCCTGTCTCTGGCCAACCTGGCACTGCAATTGCCCGTGCAACTGACGGGCAGCCTGCTGCCATACTATTCACAGCGTAGGCACAGCACCGACGATGCCACGGTGTCGCCGGAAGTGTTCGCCGGCGTCATCCGCGCGCTGTCCTACATCACGCTGCCGATGAGCTTCGGGCTTGCCGCGATTTCGACGGGCCTGGTCTCGGCCGTGTTCGGCGAAGCCTTCCGGCCGGCCGGCAATATCGTGGCATTGCTGGCGCTCTCCGCGCCCGCCTTCGTGCTGATGCAGATCCTGACGCAGTATCTGTTCTCGATGGACCGGACCAGAACGCGCCTCTACGCGGGCATCGCTGGAGGCGGCATCATCGTCATCGGCTGCCTGTTGGCTGTTCCCTGGTTCGGCGGCGAAGGTGCTGCGTTCGCGCGGCTCGCCGGCTTTACCGTCATGTGCCTGATCATGATCCGCGCCACCGGTTTCGGCCGCAGCCTGAGCGGGCTCTACGTTACGCTGGCAAAGGTGTCCGGTGCGTCGCTCATGGTGGCGGGCGCGGCGATGCTTGCCGAATATCTGATCCCCGGACCTGTCGGTATAATTTTCGCAATCGGCGCGGGATTCCTGGTCTATCCGTTGGCATTGCGGATACTCCGCGCAGTTCCGGTGGAAGACGGGCGTGTATTAATCAATATTTCCGGTTCTTTGCCGGGGCGCTTACAACCACTCTTCAAACGTTCTATTCTCTTCGTTACACCGGGGGCGGGAACAGACGTTGGAATGAGCGGCTTGGGGGCAGATCAATCCTTGCAGACGACAGGCGATCCGGCCGAGGGCGCGGGTCGCACCGCAGCCATGCCGGTCGCTTTCGACGGCACTATCGGCCTGTTCACGCCCGAGGACGACAATACCGAAGCGCGGCAAGCCGCCGTTCTTCTGCTGCCGCCCTGGGGCTTCGAGGAAATGTGCACGCGGAAATTCTTCCGCATCCTCTCCGAGCACTTAGCGGCAAACGGCATTCCGAGCCTGCGCTTCGACTATCCCGGCACCGGCGACGCGCCGGGCGGACCGGAAAGCGATCTCGATATCGGCGCCTGGGAAACCGCCGTGCTCGCAGCCGCCGAGCGGCTGAAGAGTCTCTCCGGCCGCGAGCGGGTTATCCTTGTCGGCCAGGGCATCGGCGGGATGCTCGCCCAGCGTCTCGGCGGAGAAATCTCCGGCGTCGATGCGATCGCCCTGCTGGCACCGGCTCTCAATGGCCGCGCCTATCTTCGCGAAGTATCGCTGTGGTCGAAAGTGGTCGATCAGGGACTGGGGCTGAGGGAAGACCAGCGCGACAATGATGGCGTTTCAATCGCCAGCCTCAAGCTGCCCGCCGGGATTGCCGATGCGATCCGCAAGACCAACCTCACGGCGCCACAAGCTACCGTGGCCGGCCAGGTTCTCGTTCTCGAGCGTCCGGTGCGGATGTCGGACACCGGCTTTGCCGATGGCTTGCGCGAACTTGGCGCCCATGTCGTCTTCGACGTGTTCGAGGGCTACGACGACCTCGTTGCCAATCCGACGATCCAGAAAATGCCGATGGAGACGATCGCCAAGCTGATCGGCTGGCTAGGACAAGTCAATCCTGTCGCTACCGGCATACGGACACCCAATGTCGCGTTGCTACCCGCGGAACTCGCCGGCGATGGTTATCGCGAGCGCTTCATGCGGTTCGGCGACAATGACCATCTCTATGGGGTGTTCTGCATGCCCGAGGTCCGGCAGGACGCGGCATCGGTATTGATCCTGACCACCGCCTATGACCGCAGCGCCGGCTGGGGCCGCTCGGGCGTCAACACCGCGCGTGAACTCGCCCGCCACGGCATCGCATCCTTCCGCTACGACACCGCCAATGTCGGCGACAGCGTGCCATTGCCCGAGGCACCACGGCAGATTCTCTATTCGACAACCCAGAACCGCGATGTCGATGCGGCACTCGACCTGATGGAGCAAGAGCTTGGCGGCAAGGTGCTGGTATCGGGCCGTTGCAGCGGCGGCTATCTGGCCCTGCGCAACGCCGTGCGCGACCAGCGCCTCACCGGCGTCGTCTCGGTCAATCCATTCGTGCTTTATTGGGATCCGGAGCGTCCGGTCGATGCCGGGCTGCAATTCGTGCCGCGCAGCCTGGACGACTACGGCCAGCGTTTTGCACGCGTCGAAACGCTGAAGCGCCTGTTCACGGGAGAGATCGATATACCGGCAGCGGGCCGGAACATCGCCATCGCCATCGCCAAGCGGTTGGCGCGGAAGGCGACGCCGCTGGTGCGCCAACTGCCGGGCAACCGCCATATCCACCGCGAGGTGAAAGACTGCTTCCGGACCTTCCAGGAGCGGCAGATCCCGGTCAGCCTGATCTATAGCGAAGGCGATGTGGGACTGGACGACCTGCACCTGCATTTCGGCGAGCAGGGTTCCGGCCTCAGCGGCTATGGCAATGTGAAGCTGACCATGCTGCCGGACACCGACCATAACCTGACGCCGGCGGTTTCCCGCCGGGTGGTGTTCGATGAGATACTGAGGTTGGCCAAGGCCGCTTGA
- a CDS encoding glycosyltransferase: protein MTRVLIVTGQHFATQPRKVDLHFMAEALNARGIRVDFLSMRLSLVSRLMSDERWAFAKTRALNQWTEITPLFGEFIWVSTVHPISLGKPLLDMVSTPLAKVYGRHIPRAVKAELSEYTHILVESGISILTIPEIRRLAPKARIIYHAADRLSTIGAHPAAHAVLRESIGAVDLVHVMADAIRGDIPEGAPTIHLPHGISRAIFDQITGSPYVRGKNAVSVGDMLFDADVIRTLATSYPDWTFHLFGRLARLEDTLPNVIAHGERPFDEVAAYIKFADIGIAPYRPKEDADYLSQSSLKMIQYSYCRLPIVAPRFAAAGRAHVLAYEPGDASSIHAAFKAAAEFDRSAIDTSSVLSWEEKTARLFDLDSATPSSPHATRLSA, encoded by the coding sequence ATGACGCGCGTTCTTATCGTCACCGGCCAGCATTTCGCCACCCAGCCGCGCAAGGTCGATCTGCATTTCATGGCCGAGGCGCTGAATGCACGTGGCATCCGGGTCGATTTCCTCAGCATGCGGCTAAGCCTGGTCAGCCGGCTGATGTCGGACGAGCGTTGGGCTTTCGCCAAGACCCGCGCACTCAACCAATGGACCGAAATCACGCCGCTGTTCGGAGAGTTCATCTGGGTCAGTACGGTGCATCCGATCAGCCTTGGCAAGCCGTTGCTCGACATGGTCTCGACGCCGCTCGCCAAGGTCTATGGCCGCCACATTCCCCGCGCCGTGAAGGCGGAACTGTCGGAATACACGCATATCCTGGTGGAAAGCGGCATCTCTATCCTGACCATTCCCGAGATTCGCCGTCTCGCGCCGAAGGCAAGGATCATCTACCACGCCGCCGACCGGCTCTCGACGATCGGGGCGCATCCGGCCGCGCATGCGGTGTTGAGGGAGAGCATCGGCGCGGTGGATCTCGTGCATGTCATGGCCGATGCCATTCGTGGCGACATCCCAGAGGGCGCGCCGACGATCCATCTGCCGCATGGAATTTCACGCGCTATCTTCGACCAGATCACTGGAAGTCCCTACGTCCGTGGGAAGAATGCCGTCAGCGTCGGCGACATGCTGTTTGATGCCGATGTGATCCGCACGCTGGCTACAAGCTATCCCGATTGGACCTTCCATCTGTTCGGGCGACTGGCGCGACTCGAGGACACCCTGCCGAATGTCATCGCCCATGGCGAACGGCCATTCGATGAAGTGGCGGCCTATATCAAGTTCGCCGATATCGGCATCGCGCCCTATCGGCCGAAAGAGGATGCCGACTATCTTAGCCAGTCGAGTCTCAAGATGATCCAGTACAGCTATTGCCGCCTGCCGATTGTCGCACCGCGCTTCGCTGCCGCCGGCCGGGCGCATGTGCTGGCATACGAACCTGGCGATGCCAGCAGCATCCACGCCGCGTTCAAGGCCGCCGCTGAATTCGACCGCTCGGCGATCGATACGTCGAGTGTGTTGAGCTGGGAGGAGAAGACCGCCCGCCTGTTCGATCTCGACAGCGCAACGCCATCATCCCCGCATGCCACACGGCTGAGCGCATAG
- a CDS encoding glycosyltransferase family 4 protein: MKPIDHESLKTGAEAVARPLIVHVVRQFLPNRGGLEDVVFNLCMQSIGHGFRVRVVTLNSLFSDPSLPLADREIIDGIEVVRIPWRGSSRYPVAPSVLAHIGDADIVHVHAIDFFYDFLALTRLIHRKPMIITTHGGFFHTRKFAGIKNVWFQTLTRFSASQYVDVVGCSRSDQDTFKKIAPSRTQLIENGTDTSKFANASSTSPRKRIVTLGRFSVNKRLERLIATMAMLCAADPNWHLDILGVPSDLSVFDLEMIIADHGLSGNVFVRAGLDNAGIRSAMSKSSFFASASEYEGFGLVAIETMSAGLVPVLEANTAYATLAARHSDIRLCGFTDAKSAADTIREAYQSLLDDPTLRDRLMAATDAYSWSGAAASYFALYDAILQGARR; the protein is encoded by the coding sequence ATGAAGCCTATCGATCACGAGAGCCTCAAAACGGGGGCGGAAGCGGTTGCGCGACCGCTGATCGTGCATGTCGTGCGCCAATTCCTGCCCAATCGCGGCGGATTGGAAGATGTGGTCTTCAATCTTTGCATGCAATCGATCGGCCATGGCTTCCGTGTCCGGGTCGTCACGCTCAATTCGCTGTTCTCCGATCCGAGCCTGCCGCTCGCCGATCGCGAGATCATCGACGGCATCGAGGTGGTCCGCATTCCGTGGCGTGGTTCGAGCCGCTATCCGGTGGCACCATCGGTCCTGGCCCATATCGGCGATGCCGATATCGTGCATGTCCATGCGATCGATTTCTTCTACGACTTCCTGGCGCTCACCCGCCTGATCCACCGCAAGCCGATGATCATCACCACGCATGGCGGCTTCTTTCATACGAGGAAGTTCGCAGGCATCAAGAACGTCTGGTTCCAGACGCTCACGCGCTTTTCCGCCAGCCAGTATGTGGATGTCGTCGGCTGCAGCCGGTCGGACCAGGACACGTTCAAGAAGATTGCGCCTTCCCGGACGCAACTGATCGAGAACGGCACCGACACATCCAAATTCGCCAATGCGTCCTCGACATCGCCGCGCAAGCGGATAGTCACGCTCGGCCGTTTCTCGGTCAACAAGCGGCTGGAACGGCTGATTGCGACCATGGCCATGCTCTGCGCAGCCGATCCCAACTGGCATCTCGATATTCTCGGCGTGCCATCCGACCTCTCGGTATTTGATCTCGAAATGATCATTGCGGACCACGGCCTGTCCGGCAATGTGTTCGTGCGCGCCGGGTTGGACAATGCGGGCATCCGCTCCGCCATGTCGAAAAGCTCGTTCTTCGCCTCGGCATCCGAATATGAAGGCTTCGGCCTCGTGGCAATCGAGACGATGAGCGCCGGCCTTGTTCCGGTATTGGAAGCCAATACCGCCTATGCCACACTTGCCGCGCGCCATTCCGACATCCGTCTTTGCGGCTTCACCGATGCCAAGAGTGCCGCGGACACGATCAGGGAGGCCTATCAGTCGTTGTTGGACGATCCCACGCTGCGTGACCGATTGATGGCGGCAACCGATGCCTATTCTTGGTCCGGTGCTGCAGCTTCCTATTTCGCCCTCTACGACGCTATACTTCAGGGAGCGCGGCGATGA
- a CDS encoding GumC family protein, translating into MGIDIFQLPGILLRRWLYVVVTAVICAGLAAAYVTVRKPVYLATTDILIDPQGLAASPADPNQNNVAASQDTGILESQLFVVQSHEVLNQVVDKLKLRDDRFLNPAGIADKEVAMNATVGALQKNMTVEREGQSFVMTLTVKHRDMAKAAEIANAIASIYLKRLHEARSDASTRASGAFELQAKDLAEKLRKAEEELETFKGKNNLISTGQQGLVIDQQVEGVNKQLIAARADLELKRANYNQVKTLTIGSIESGGIPEALASTSLSGMRGQYAQLAARADQLSTTLGTNHPQMKAVRSQVEGMRDVMEQELARIRGSMKGALERAEANTAALQRRLDTLTTSSLDTSEAGIKARALQSEVDALRALYKTFLTRASELGQRDTVNINNSRVISKAVASGGSSLVTKIIIVIAGGLFGIALGSGLAVGVEILSRMFGGREDIYEDEEEFAEPSAPTRAAPAKLPVIAYIPAIRQKPRAFQLSGRKFIESDEREWERKAQIGVSRTVDSLLQLSRPGQPSTVLFLSPDNDNPGSRIVTDVAGALHRLDKEVLYSDGDGRDGSAHVSASEAPLADLLKFTRLALESARRPKATTPTFSNFAGHKRKADFVIIDASGEEARHHLAELLEKANAILLVGDENDNGRRMEELVNSLAPWRDRMLGTVMFGRVA; encoded by the coding sequence ATGGGTATCGACATTTTTCAATTGCCGGGCATTCTCTTGAGGCGCTGGCTCTATGTCGTGGTGACGGCCGTTATCTGTGCCGGACTCGCCGCTGCCTATGTCACCGTGCGCAAGCCGGTCTATCTCGCAACGACCGATATCCTCATCGATCCGCAAGGCCTTGCGGCGAGCCCCGCTGACCCCAACCAGAACAATGTCGCCGCGTCGCAGGACACGGGAATCCTCGAAAGCCAGCTCTTCGTCGTGCAATCGCATGAAGTGCTGAACCAGGTCGTCGACAAGCTCAAGCTTCGCGACGATCGCTTCCTCAATCCCGCCGGCATAGCCGACAAGGAAGTGGCAATGAACGCCACGGTCGGCGCATTGCAGAAGAACATGACCGTCGAGCGCGAAGGCCAGTCCTTCGTCATGACGCTTACGGTGAAGCACCGCGATATGGCCAAAGCGGCGGAGATCGCCAACGCGATCGCCTCGATCTATCTCAAGCGGCTGCATGAAGCCCGTTCGGATGCCTCCACGCGTGCCAGCGGCGCCTTCGAGCTTCAGGCAAAGGACCTGGCCGAAAAGCTCCGCAAGGCTGAGGAAGAACTCGAAACCTTCAAGGGCAAGAACAATCTGATCTCCACCGGCCAGCAGGGCCTGGTCATCGACCAGCAGGTCGAAGGCGTCAACAAGCAGCTTATCGCCGCGCGCGCCGATCTCGAACTCAAGCGCGCCAACTACAATCAGGTCAAGACGCTGACGATCGGCTCGATCGAGTCCGGCGGCATTCCCGAAGCGCTGGCCTCGACCTCGCTCAGCGGCATGCGCGGCCAGTATGCCCAGCTTGCCGCCCGCGCCGACCAGCTTTCGACCACGCTCGGCACCAATCATCCGCAAATGAAGGCCGTGCGGTCGCAGGTCGAGGGCATGCGCGATGTGATGGAACAGGAACTTGCTCGCATCCGCGGCTCGATGAAGGGCGCGCTCGAACGCGCCGAGGCCAATACCGCGGCGCTCCAGCGCCGTCTCGATACACTGACCACGTCGAGCCTCGATACATCCGAAGCCGGCATCAAGGCGCGTGCACTGCAGTCCGAGGTCGATGCTTTGCGGGCGCTCTACAAGACATTCCTCACGCGGGCGAGCGAACTCGGCCAGCGTGACACGGTCAACATCAACAATTCGCGCGTCATCTCCAAGGCGGTCGCGTCAGGCGGTTCCTCGCTGGTGACCAAGATCATCATCGTGATTGCCGGCGGGCTCTTCGGCATAGCGCTCGGCAGCGGCCTTGCCGTGGGCGTGGAAATCCTGTCACGGATGTTCGGCGGCCGTGAGGATATCTACGAGGACGAAGAGGAATTCGCCGAGCCATCAGCGCCCACGCGCGCGGCGCCCGCGAAGCTTCCCGTCATCGCCTATATTCCGGCCATCCGACAGAAACCGCGCGCCTTTCAACTCTCTGGACGGAAGTTCATCGAGAGTGATGAGCGCGAATGGGAGCGCAAGGCCCAGATCGGCGTCTCGCGCACCGTCGATAGCCTGCTTCAGCTTTCGCGCCCCGGGCAACCCTCGACCGTGCTTTTCCTGTCGCCGGACAATGACAATCCCGGCAGCCGCATCGTGACCGATGTCGCCGGTGCGCTCCATCGTCTCGACAAGGAAGTGCTCTATTCCGATGGCGACGGCCGCGATGGCAGCGCCCATGTCAGTGCCAGCGAGGCGCCGCTCGCGGACCTGCTCAAGTTCACCCGGCTGGCCTTGGAAAGTGCCCGGCGCCCGAAGGCGACCACGCCGACCTTCTCCAATTTTGCTGGCCACAAGCGCAAGGCCGATTTCGTCATCATCGACGCCAGTGGCGAGGAAGCCCGCCATCACCTGGCCGAACTGCTCGAAAAGGCCAATGCCATCCTGCTCGTCGGCGATGAGAACGACAACGGCCGCCGCATGGAAGAACTGGTGAATTCGCTCGCGCCCTGGCGCGATCGCATGCTGGGAACCGTCATGTTCGGCCGGGTGGCGTAA